In Mucilaginibacter celer, one DNA window encodes the following:
- a CDS encoding DUF4175 family protein: MLYQKPWIINEETILNFLNLHYPDLQESGNLLLKKHDELNLLERLQLSKVEENLIKIPILQKQFLKPVKQASIALATALVVGPLLITLVHRKPDTGLLGAVPQAEKESKTTEKILPQITGVKLTITPPAYTGKAKRKQDKFAIEAEEGAAISWEISTNTTVKQVSLLLNNKQIIRLKAIDAEKQTWAVQATINQPGFYQVNIDGKLSDLYAIQIIHDLPPVIHIKTPQPYTYIDAGEAQQVNIRATINDDYGVLNALIFATVAKGSGEAVKFKDYKLDAGIAFSNRLPNYDLQKLVKLPALNMEPGDELYFYIQATDTHQQQSRTDVYTVSIQDTAKLLSMDGIVTGTDQKPEFFRSERQIILDSERLLKEKDSISAAQFKNRSNDLATDQKLLRLRYGKFLGEESESDIGSDDNNAVSDINNFGNADVIKDQYTDKHDNAEDAGFFEPGQKAQLKATLTEMWKAELQLRLYKPQDALAFEYKALRLLKDLQQKSRVYVAKTSYNPPPLKLEKRLSGDLSPIKSTSLKQDIKPEADQFESLRKAAEILGRLKAGASINAQQQQMLIPANKQLSIKATTEPGSYLAAMNALNNILSPDKKIKQGDIVLVQRAIQKALHAANKTPAAGQNSLDMGLSQQYFKNLNRSRQ, encoded by the coding sequence TTGCTTTATCAAAAACCTTGGATTATCAACGAAGAGACCATTTTAAACTTCCTCAACCTACATTATCCGGATTTACAGGAAAGCGGAAACCTGCTGCTTAAAAAACATGATGAGCTTAACCTGTTAGAGAGGCTGCAACTATCAAAAGTTGAAGAGAATCTTATCAAGATCCCCATATTGCAAAAACAGTTTTTGAAGCCTGTAAAACAAGCCAGTATAGCGTTAGCAACGGCTTTGGTTGTTGGGCCTTTGCTGATAACATTAGTCCATCGTAAACCGGACACGGGCTTATTAGGCGCTGTTCCGCAGGCAGAAAAAGAAAGCAAAACCACAGAAAAAATACTTCCACAAATTACAGGGGTTAAGTTAACGATAACGCCACCTGCCTACACCGGGAAAGCTAAACGCAAGCAGGATAAATTTGCAATAGAGGCTGAAGAAGGCGCGGCAATCTCCTGGGAGATCAGTACCAACACCACCGTTAAACAGGTATCGCTGTTACTTAACAACAAACAGATTATCAGGCTAAAAGCTATTGATGCAGAAAAACAAACATGGGCAGTACAGGCAACTATCAACCAGCCGGGATTTTACCAGGTTAATATTGATGGTAAGCTGTCCGATTTGTATGCTATACAGATTATCCATGATCTTCCGCCGGTTATTCATATTAAAACACCGCAGCCTTACACTTATATCGATGCAGGCGAAGCGCAGCAGGTAAACATCCGGGCTACTATTAATGATGATTACGGCGTCCTCAACGCGCTGATATTTGCCACCGTGGCTAAAGGCAGCGGCGAGGCGGTAAAGTTTAAAGATTATAAACTGGATGCGGGTATCGCATTTAGCAATCGCCTGCCCAATTATGATTTGCAGAAGCTGGTGAAGCTTCCCGCCTTAAACATGGAGCCGGGCGATGAATTATACTTTTATATCCAGGCAACCGATACCCACCAACAACAAAGCCGCACCGATGTCTACACAGTATCCATACAGGATACTGCCAAACTGTTAAGTATGGACGGCATCGTAACCGGTACCGATCAAAAGCCTGAATTTTTCAGGAGCGAACGACAGATCATCCTCGATTCGGAACGGTTACTTAAAGAAAAAGACAGCATCAGCGCCGCGCAGTTTAAAAACCGGAGCAACGATCTGGCTACCGATCAAAAGCTATTACGCCTGCGCTACGGCAAGTTTTTAGGCGAAGAATCAGAATCGGATATTGGCAGCGATGATAACAACGCGGTAAGCGATATCAATAATTTTGGCAATGCCGATGTGATCAAGGATCAATACACTGATAAACATGATAACGCCGAAGACGCGGGATTTTTTGAACCGGGACAAAAAGCACAGCTAAAAGCTACCCTTACCGAAATGTGGAAAGCCGAGTTACAACTCCGTTTATACAAACCGCAGGATGCCCTGGCGTTTGAGTATAAAGCGCTACGCCTGCTGAAAGACCTCCAACAAAAATCGCGGGTATATGTGGCCAAAACCAGCTACAACCCTCCCCCATTAAAATTAGAGAAAAGGTTGAGCGGCGATCTGTCGCCCATCAAATCAACATCGTTAAAACAGGATATTAAGCCCGAAGCAGATCAGTTTGAAAGTCTACGGAAGGCCGCGGAAATATTAGGTCGGTTAAAAGCAGGAGCAAGTATTAACGCTCAACAACAGCAAATGCTGATCCCTGCAAACAAGCAGTTGAGCATCAAAGCGACGACCGAACCGGGCAGCTATCTGGCGGCTATGAATGCGCTAAACAATATCCTATCGCCCGATAAAAAAATAAAACAAGGCGATATTGTTTTGGTGCAGAGGGCTATTCAAAAAGCGCTTCACGCGGCAAATAAAACACCTGCGGCCGGGCAAAACAGTTTGGATATGGGTTTATCGCAACAGTATTTTAAAAACTTAAACCGTAGCCGGCAATGA
- a CDS encoding BatA domain-containing protein, with protein MQFLNPIWLFAIAAVSIPVIIHLWNIKSGKTLKVGSISLISAAAKKSSRSLLVTDKLLLAIRCLLLIVLALLLSMPVWRKQTDISKVKGWLLIPRENLTESYRRFKPQIDSLIHIGYKFHYFNDGFAETEIGKALTDTSRQPQTDADYWGLINKLNRQMSAGLPVHLITPNGISHFQGDRPSTALNLKWKTYTPDDSTSTWIADAWFTADNSLQVLQGNSKPGGTGFTKRIINPALNNDADFKLSTRDGNAYIGLKKGDTSTILIDTATLKLSIYTDKYTVDAGYLKAALQSVGSFSRRKVIVKQYTHTGEIPFGQNWLFWLSDQKLPSAVAKKAANVLSYAPGPIIKTNSCINDKGPFNISGQTDKPALHQLITNNTIGEPLWTDGFGRSILSREMPNGSYHLYTHFNPAWADLVWNNDFPQWIFRLIFNERLQVTIGKHERRTISNEQLLPDSSDKKNMVVNTQPDTLTDLSHYLWLVLVGLFLLERFIANKNLKQTNG; from the coding sequence ATGCAGTTTTTAAATCCCATATGGTTGTTTGCAATTGCCGCGGTGAGTATCCCGGTGATCATCCACCTGTGGAATATTAAGAGCGGCAAAACACTGAAAGTGGGCAGCATTTCACTCATCAGCGCAGCGGCAAAAAAAAGCAGCCGGAGTTTGTTGGTGACTGATAAATTACTGCTTGCTATACGGTGTTTATTATTGATTGTGCTGGCGTTACTTTTATCGATGCCTGTTTGGAGGAAACAAACCGATATCTCCAAAGTAAAGGGATGGCTGCTCATCCCCCGTGAAAACCTAACCGAAAGTTACCGAAGGTTTAAACCACAGATTGATTCTTTAATCCACATTGGGTACAAATTCCATTATTTTAATGATGGATTTGCTGAAACGGAAATAGGCAAAGCATTAACCGATACATCCAGGCAACCGCAGACAGACGCGGATTATTGGGGGCTGATCAACAAATTGAACAGGCAGATGTCGGCAGGGTTACCTGTGCACCTGATTACTCCAAACGGTATCAGCCATTTTCAAGGCGACAGACCATCCACAGCTTTAAATCTCAAATGGAAAACCTATACGCCCGATGATTCAACAAGTACATGGATAGCTGACGCCTGGTTCACTGCCGATAATAGCTTACAAGTATTGCAGGGTAACAGCAAACCGGGTGGCACTGGTTTCACAAAGCGTATTATTAACCCGGCTTTAAATAATGACGCTGATTTTAAGTTGAGTACCCGCGATGGTAACGCTTACATCGGCCTAAAAAAGGGAGATACCAGCACTATTTTAATTGATACTGCTACCCTTAAACTTTCCATTTACACAGATAAGTACACCGTTGATGCCGGTTATCTGAAAGCCGCGTTACAATCTGTCGGCAGCTTTAGCAGGCGAAAAGTTATTGTGAAGCAGTATACTCATACAGGCGAAATCCCTTTCGGTCAAAACTGGCTATTTTGGTTATCCGATCAAAAGCTTCCATCAGCAGTGGCAAAAAAAGCAGCCAATGTACTAAGCTATGCACCGGGGCCTATCATCAAAACAAATTCGTGCATCAATGATAAAGGGCCGTTCAATATTTCCGGGCAAACCGATAAACCGGCACTGCATCAACTAATCACCAACAATACAATTGGTGAGCCGCTTTGGACAGATGGTTTCGGCAGGTCAATTTTGAGCAGGGAAATGCCAAACGGCAGCTACCATCTCTATACTCATTTTAATCCCGCCTGGGCAGATCTGGTTTGGAACAATGATTTCCCGCAATGGATATTTCGATTGATTTTTAACGAGCGGCTGCAGGTGACTATTGGTAAACATGAGCGACGGACTATTAGTAACGAGCAACTACTTCCAGATAGCTCAGATAAGAAAAACATGGTTGTGAATACGCAACCGGATACACTCACCGACCTATCCCATTATTTATGGCTGGTATTGGTTGGATTATTCCTTTTAGAGCGTTTTATCGCCAACAAAAACCTCAAACAAACTAATGGATAA
- a CDS encoding DUF58 domain-containing protein: protein MLDPKVLMTIKDLPLLAKTVIDGFLNGFNKSSIKGPGLEFSQYRSYQPGDDLRWLDWRMYARSDRYYIRESEVETSIAVRFLVDASASMAHDDHGIKKIDYARFMVASLAYLANLQGDSVGLYVFREGDLFSLATKPDPQHLQRLYHHLAQIQPAGTFTNPAHYKELFAGTNRKELLVFITDMYQTNGEINKLLNSLSAHRHEIIVFHLMGKNELEFDFKDYGTLEDLETGETIDINTTQASAYRNKLQEHLDNTRINLTGNGIFYRMINTSQPLDEALRSFLVQRNKSRF from the coding sequence ATGCTCGATCCAAAAGTATTAATGACTATTAAAGATTTGCCATTGCTCGCCAAAACGGTGATCGACGGCTTTTTGAATGGTTTTAATAAAAGCAGCATTAAAGGCCCTGGACTCGAATTTAGCCAATACCGCAGCTATCAGCCGGGCGACGATCTCAGGTGGTTGGACTGGCGGATGTACGCCCGATCAGACAGGTATTACATCCGTGAGTCGGAAGTGGAAACCAGTATCGCTGTTCGCTTTTTGGTAGATGCCAGCGCATCGATGGCGCACGATGATCACGGGATCAAAAAAATTGATTATGCCCGTTTTATGGTGGCATCGCTGGCTTATCTCGCAAATTTACAGGGCGATTCGGTTGGTTTATATGTTTTTAGAGAGGGAGATTTGTTTTCGCTGGCCACCAAACCCGATCCTCAGCATTTGCAGCGGTTGTATCATCATTTGGCGCAAATTCAGCCCGCTGGCACATTTACCAATCCTGCTCATTATAAAGAGTTATTTGCAGGCACAAACCGCAAGGAATTATTGGTTTTTATTACCGATATGTACCAAACCAATGGCGAGATCAACAAGCTGCTTAATTCATTATCGGCACACCGGCATGAGATCATTGTTTTTCACTTAATGGGCAAAAACGAGCTTGAGTTTGATTTTAAAGATTATGGAACATTAGAAGACCTGGAAACCGGCGAAACTATTGATATCAACACCACGCAGGCATCAGCCTATCGCAACAAGTTGCAAGAGCATCTTGATAATACGCGAATTAACTTAACCGGCAACGGTATTTTTTACCGGATGATTAACACATCGCAACCACTGGATGAAGCTTTACGCAGCTTCCTGGTTCAGCGTAATAAGAGCAGGTTTTAA
- a CDS encoding AAA family ATPase produces MELTENNVKVLLAKLPLLKSEIQKVIVGQDAILDELLVAFLAGGHCLLEGVPGLAKTLMVKTMSQALHLSFRRIQFTPDLMPTDIIGTEILEEDHATGKRFFKFNKGPLFANIVLADEINRTPPKTQSALLEAMQEFEVTYGGQTYPLDKPFFILATQNPIEQAGTYPLPEAQLDRFLLLVKMGYPTEQEEFEVLNRTTGTKKADVKPVIDAAEIQQAQALVRQVNINDELVKYVSLFIRATRPDTSTVPYVKEWVRWGAGPRAGQALILTAKARALLKGRYAVLMEDIHAMAPAVLRHRVLMNFKAEAENITSDLVTAELIKAIERPKAI; encoded by the coding sequence TTGGAACTTACCGAGAATAACGTAAAAGTATTATTGGCTAAACTGCCATTGCTAAAAAGCGAGATACAAAAGGTAATTGTTGGCCAGGATGCCATACTGGATGAACTACTGGTAGCTTTCCTTGCCGGTGGCCATTGCTTATTGGAAGGTGTACCGGGACTGGCTAAAACGCTGATGGTAAAAACCATGTCGCAAGCCTTACACCTATCCTTCAGGCGAATCCAGTTCACACCAGATTTAATGCCGACAGATATCATCGGCACCGAGATACTGGAAGAAGACCACGCCACCGGCAAACGTTTCTTTAAGTTTAACAAAGGTCCCCTGTTTGCCAATATTGTTTTGGCCGATGAGATAAACCGTACACCGCCCAAAACACAATCGGCCCTGTTAGAGGCCATGCAGGAATTTGAGGTTACTTATGGCGGCCAAACCTACCCGTTGGATAAACCTTTCTTTATCCTCGCCACCCAAAACCCTATTGAACAGGCCGGTACCTATCCCCTGCCCGAAGCCCAGTTAGACCGCTTTTTACTGTTAGTAAAAATGGGCTACCCTACCGAACAGGAAGAATTTGAAGTGCTAAACCGCACAACGGGCACTAAAAAAGCCGACGTAAAACCGGTTATTGATGCCGCGGAAATTCAACAGGCGCAGGCTTTGGTTAGGCAGGTAAATATTAATGATGAGCTGGTGAAATATGTAAGTTTATTTATCCGCGCTACCCGTCCCGATACCAGTACCGTTCCTTATGTAAAAGAATGGGTACGCTGGGGCGCAGGCCCACGCGCCGGGCAGGCTTTAATTTTGACAGCCAAAGCCCGTGCTTTATTAAAAGGCCGGTATGCTGTTTTGATGGAAGACATCCACGCCATGGCCCCGGCCGTTTTACGCCACCGGGTGCTGATGAACTTTAAGGCCGAGGCGGAGAATATTACATCTGATTTGGTTACCGCGGAGTTGATCAAAGCAATTGAACGGCCAAAAGCCATTTAG
- a CDS encoding DUF4159 domain-containing protein → MGYSGKFTFTRLSYHSGDWDTDQRMPSNLLNSLLEYTTITIEPHEKVIPLSSDDIFSAPFCYISGHKLVQFDAKEKVNFKRYVENGGFVFADDCNHDIDGLFARSFEAQMSALFGATALKKVPNDHKIYHSFFPFDKGPPNTSFELNGWGDDLVHDYLKAIEINGRIGVLYSNKDYGCEWDYDFRNKRFLAEDNTKFGVNIIMYALNS, encoded by the coding sequence ATGGGCTACAGCGGCAAATTTACCTTCACAAGATTAAGTTATCACTCGGGCGACTGGGATACCGACCAGCGTATGCCCTCCAACCTGCTTAATTCCTTACTGGAGTACACCACCATCACCATCGAACCTCACGAAAAAGTGATCCCCCTAAGCAGTGATGATATATTTTCGGCCCCGTTCTGCTACATCAGCGGCCACAAACTGGTGCAATTTGATGCCAAAGAGAAAGTCAATTTTAAGCGCTACGTAGAGAATGGAGGCTTCGTTTTTGCCGATGACTGCAACCACGATATCGATGGCCTATTTGCCCGCTCATTCGAGGCGCAGATGAGTGCTTTGTTTGGGGCTACGGCTTTAAAAAAGGTCCCTAATGACCATAAGATCTATCACTCATTTTTTCCCTTTGATAAAGGCCCGCCCAATACCAGTTTTGAACTGAACGGTTGGGGAGACGACCTGGTACACGATTATCTGAAAGCTATTGAAATTAACGGCAGGATAGGGGTTTTGTACAGCAACAAAGATTATGGCTGCGAGTGGGATTATGATTTCAGGAACAAGCGCTTTTTGGCTGAGGATAATACTAAGTTTGGGGTTAATATTATTATGTACGCGTTGAATTCGTAA
- a CDS encoding histidine phosphatase family protein, whose protein sequence is MKKIIYNILILVVMAQAFSLRVQAQSADLKIVFIRHAEKPLKGDNLTCAGINRSLKLPAVINAKFGVPAYIFVPGLGSGEATKHARMFETIVPLAAKYNLTINSSRTEKDSLGMAADLKSRSGVVLVSWEHGGIAPIVRSLGVKKQGLKWPDDDYDSIWIVSFKNGEAVLNVDHEGIVPETGCSF, encoded by the coding sequence ATGAAAAAAATCATTTATAATATTTTAATCCTGGTTGTGATGGCCCAGGCATTTTCATTAAGAGTTCAGGCTCAATCTGCCGATCTTAAGATCGTATTTATCCGCCACGCCGAAAAACCGCTTAAGGGCGATAACCTTACCTGCGCGGGTATCAATCGCTCATTAAAACTGCCGGCTGTTATCAATGCTAAATTTGGCGTGCCTGCTTACATATTTGTGCCGGGTTTGGGTTCGGGCGAGGCTACCAAACATGCCCGCATGTTTGAAACCATTGTTCCCTTAGCGGCAAAATACAATTTAACCATCAACAGCAGCCGTACCGAAAAGGATTCGTTAGGAATGGCGGCCGATTTAAAAAGCCGCAGCGGAGTTGTACTTGTAAGCTGGGAACACGGCGGCATAGCGCCGATAGTACGATCATTAGGTGTAAAAAAGCAGGGCTTGAAATGGCCCGATGATGATTATGATAGCATTTGGATAGTGAGCTTTAAAAATGGCGAAGCTGTTTTAAATGTGGATCATGAGGGTATAGTACCTGAAACGGGTTGTAGTTTTTAA
- a CDS encoding TonB-dependent receptor — translation MKHYYFRYRLLLFLALSLLFSVNSIAQTIRGKVSDFKTGEPLVGATVHLTQAGASRFVAVSLNGSYSFKNVKNGAYQLQVNYVGYSTSQVYEGSITSADETKTINVSLQDASQQMTEVKITASTGKESDRAVRTIEKTSPMVLNILSANTIKLLPDVTVANALQRVSGVTIQRSASGEGRYAIIRGMDQRYNSTLVNGIKIPSPDQQYRFVPMDLFPSEMLERLEVIKALTPNMEGDAIGGAMNLVMKSAPSHFTLSANVSGGFSGLFSDGRLFNAFNASPNKQSPAIVNGNSFAATPADFNNKAITSGHSLNNPFSSTAGLTIGDRFANNKLGVIVSASYQNVYRGSDSKQLTPNAQPTPVPLPNSPQFSDAYDRTYSTQTKRVGIHNKIDYVINDKNKLSLYNLYIHQDESEARFTADTLGLGLNTTALNKQITISNRSTLTQQSIYNSTLHGDHILGKKFVFNWDGVYSVANRHVPDRTEFSYDANKTLNTAGSVVTEYDNNTELIHHWENNRDRDLSGYANLIFTPKIGNRDVEFAVGGLYRHKTRDADYIDYKLKGGLTYYNNNFNSLPFAINTPAGGLGSNNDQLENNYHITENDNAEYFQFKFNPVDKLQVLGGVRVENTDMSYATQSPITVTERSGNIKYTDVLPSIHFKYELADNQNIRASYFASISRPGFGEIVPYKITGEYYDQEGNPHLKHITADNYDLRYELFPGGADQFLIGTFYKKIYNPIEFFVVRDGGPSTQVIKPMNDAGNATNYGVELLATKFFGVLGFSVNYTYTHSRITTSKLLYQQSAGQSASQSLVDETRPLQGQADNVGNASILFKSAKLGLDMQAAFVYTGERLFQVSPYYNLDFYQHAYNQLDFSFEKTITKKLSFYGKINNITNAAAKIYLKYPHAQIDPKQQEFLGKQDITSQTLVQSDFYKTFFLGGFRYKF, via the coding sequence ATGAAACACTATTACTTCCGTTACAGGCTTTTGCTCTTCCTGGCATTAAGTCTGTTGTTCTCTGTTAACTCAATCGCCCAAACCATCAGGGGTAAAGTAAGCGATTTTAAAACCGGCGAACCCCTGGTTGGTGCTACCGTGCACTTAACCCAAGCCGGTGCAAGCAGATTTGTAGCCGTATCCTTAAACGGCTCGTACAGCTTTAAAAATGTAAAAAATGGCGCTTACCAACTACAGGTAAATTATGTTGGCTACAGCACATCGCAAGTGTATGAAGGCTCCATTACATCGGCAGACGAAACCAAAACCATCAATGTAAGCCTGCAGGATGCCAGCCAGCAAATGACCGAGGTTAAGATCACCGCCTCAACCGGCAAAGAATCCGACCGTGCCGTGCGTACGATAGAAAAAACATCGCCTATGGTGCTCAATATTCTATCGGCAAATACCATTAAACTTTTGCCCGATGTTACCGTGGCCAATGCTTTACAGCGTGTAAGCGGCGTTACCATACAACGCTCGGCAAGCGGCGAAGGCCGTTACGCCATTATCCGCGGTATGGACCAGCGCTATAACTCAACCCTGGTAAACGGCATTAAAATACCAAGCCCCGATCAGCAATACCGTTTTGTGCCGATGGACCTTTTCCCATCAGAAATGCTTGAACGCCTTGAAGTGATCAAAGCCTTAACCCCCAACATGGAAGGCGATGCCATTGGCGGTGCCATGAACCTGGTAATGAAAAGCGCGCCAAGCCATTTTACCCTCAGCGCCAACGTATCGGGCGGTTTTTCGGGCCTGTTTTCGGATGGCCGTTTGTTTAACGCGTTTAATGCTTCGCCTAACAAACAATCGCCGGCTATAGTTAATGGCAACAGCTTCGCGGCTACTCCTGCCGATTTTAACAATAAAGCGATAACCAGCGGTCATAGCCTTAACAACCCGTTCAGCTCAACAGCGGGTTTAACCATTGGCGATAGGTTTGCCAACAACAAATTAGGCGTTATTGTGTCTGCCAGTTATCAAAACGTATATCGCGGTTCCGATTCAAAACAGTTAACACCCAACGCGCAGCCAACGCCGGTTCCGTTGCCAAACTCGCCACAGTTTTCTGATGCTTATGATCGTACTTACTCAACACAAACCAAACGTGTAGGGATCCATAATAAGATAGATTATGTGATCAACGATAAAAACAAGCTATCGTTATACAACCTGTATATCCATCAGGATGAATCAGAAGCACGTTTTACAGCCGATACTTTGGGCCTGGGCCTGAACACTACTGCTTTAAACAAGCAGATCACTATCTCAAACAGGAGCACTTTAACCCAACAATCTATTTACAACTCAACCCTTCACGGCGATCATATCCTAGGTAAAAAGTTTGTATTTAACTGGGACGGTGTTTACTCGGTTGCCAACAGGCACGTGCCAGATCGTACTGAATTTTCATACGATGCCAATAAAACATTAAACACCGCCGGATCTGTTGTTACCGAATACGATAATAATACCGAGCTCATCCACCATTGGGAAAACAACCGCGACCGCGACCTGAGCGGCTACGCCAACCTGATCTTCACCCCTAAAATTGGTAACCGCGATGTAGAATTTGCAGTAGGCGGCCTCTATCGCCACAAAACAAGGGATGCCGACTATATAGACTATAAATTAAAAGGCGGCTTAACTTATTATAATAATAATTTCAACTCGCTTCCTTTTGCTATTAATACGCCGGCAGGTGGTTTGGGCAGCAACAATGATCAGCTTGAAAACAACTACCATATCACCGAAAATGATAATGCCGAATATTTCCAGTTTAAATTTAACCCGGTAGATAAACTGCAGGTTTTAGGTGGTGTTAGGGTTGAGAATACAGATATGAGTTATGCTACCCAATCGCCAATTACGGTGACCGAGCGTAGCGGTAACATCAAATACACCGATGTATTGCCAAGTATCCACTTCAAGTATGAATTAGCCGATAACCAAAACATCAGGGCATCTTACTTCGCGTCTATTAGTCGCCCTGGTTTTGGCGAGATCGTACCTTACAAAATTACCGGCGAGTATTATGACCAGGAAGGCAACCCCCACCTGAAACACATCACTGCCGATAACTACGATTTGCGTTATGAACTGTTTCCGGGCGGAGCCGACCAGTTTTTGATCGGTACATTTTACAAAAAAATCTATAACCCTATTGAGTTTTTCGTGGTACGCGATGGCGGCCCAAGCACCCAGGTAATTAAACCGATGAATGATGCGGGTAACGCCACCAATTATGGGGTGGAATTATTGGCTACCAAGTTTTTTGGTGTGCTGGGTTTTTCGGTTAACTATACTTATACGCACTCACGGATTACCACCTCAAAACTGTTGTACCAGCAAAGTGCCGGCCAGTCGGCCAGTCAGAGTTTGGTTGATGAAACGCGTCCGCTGCAGGGCCAGGCCGATAACGTGGGCAACGCATCGATACTATTTAAAAGCGCCAAGTTAGGTTTAGATATGCAGGCCGCGTTTGTGTACACCGGCGAGCGTTTATTCCAGGTATCGCCATATTACAACCTTGATTTTTATCAACACGCTTATAACCAGCTCGATTTTTCGTTCGAGAAAACCATTACCAAAAAGCTGTCATTTTACGGCAAGATCAATAACATAACCAATGCTGCCGCCAAGATCTATCTGAAATACCCGCATGCGCAGATCGATCCTAAACAACAGGAGTTTTTAGGCAAACAGGATATCACCTCGCAAACCCTGGTTCAGAGCGATTTTTATAAAACCTTCTTCCTGGGCGGTTTCAGGTATAAATTTTAA